In Cryptosporangium minutisporangium, the genomic stretch ACCGGTCGTCCCGCCACGCCGACCTACCCACCTACCGGCGGGCGGTGGCCGGTGCACCGGCCGACACCGAGCTCTACACCCCCCAGCTGCGCACCCGGCCGGACGCCGTCGTCCGGCACGCGGTCACCGGCGCGGACCGGCTCGACCTGCTCGCCTACCGCTACCTCGACGATCCGCACCAGTTCTGGCTGATCGCCGACGCCAACCCGGACAGCGACCTGGACGCGCTGATCGAGCCCGGCCGGACGCTCGGAATCCCGCGGCGGCCCGCATGAGTCCGGCACAGCGCCGGCCGGTGCTCCGGCTCTGGCTGGACGGCGTCCCGCTGGAGAAGCTCGGCGACTGGGTGCTCCAGGTCGAGGTCGAGGAGCGCTGCGACGAGGCGTCCTCGCTCCGGCTGAGCGTCGACCTGAGCCCGATCCACGGCAGCGACGCCGCCGGTGACTGGGACGCGCTGGAGCGAGGCAGCTTCGCCGCCGATGCCGCCGTGCCGGACTTCGGCCTGCTCCGCCGCGTCACCGTCCAGTTCGGCCTGGAGAGCGACGACCCGGACGGGCCCGAGATCAGCAGCACGGTCTTCGACGGTTACCTGACCGCGGTCGAGCCGGTGTTCGGTGAGGCCAGGGTGCCCGACTCGCGGCTGGAGCTGACCGGCGTCGACGCGTCCTGCCTGATGCACTTCGAGACCGTCACGCGGACCTGGTCGGACCTCACCGACGTCCAGATCGCCAGGGAGATCTTCACCCGCTACGGCTTCGCGGTCGTCGACGCCGGGAAGCCGGGCGCCACTCTGGAGGACGGCGGTCTCGACCGGCCCGGCGCCCGGGCCGTACTCGTCCAGCGCGCGACCGACGCCGAGTTCCTCCGGATGCTGGCGCGGCGCAACGGGTTCGAGGCCTATGTCGCGCCCGGGCCTGGCCCGGTCACCGCCGGGCCGCACCCGGCCGGTTCGGTCGTCGGGCACTTCCACTCCCCCGCGGTCGCGCTGCCGGAGCAGCCCGCGCTCGCGCTGTTCCCGCGAGACGCCCCGACGCTGGCCAGCTTCCGGGCCCGCTACGACAGCCACCAGCCGACCCGGATCATGGGCTGGCACATCGACGAGCAGACCCGGCTCCTGCAGCGGGTCACGGTCAGCGACCCGGGTTACCGGCGGATGGGCAGCCACAGCCGGGCCGACGTGCTGGCCACCCGACTGGCCGCAATCCAGCCGGTCCGGCATGGGACCTCACCGACGCCGATGGAGTCGGTCGACGTCCAGACCAGCGACGTGCCGCACTCGGCCGCGGAGGTGACCGCGCTCGCCCGCGCGGAGCTGCGGCTGATCGACTGGTTCGCGGCGGGCACCGGCACCGTGCTCTGCGAGCGGTACCCGGTGATTCTGCGGGCGGGCCGCCCGATCGGATTGACCGGCGCCGGCCACCTGCTCGACGGTTCCTGGTACGTCCGGGCGGTACGGCACCGGTGGGGCGTGGACCCGGACGAGGCGACCGTCGAGCAGTCGATCCGACGGTACGAAGCGGACGTGACGCTGGTCCGCAACGCGCTCGGCGGGGCCGGCTGATGGCCGGGATGGAGTTCTCGCTCGCGTTCCCGTTCCGCACCGCCGACCGGGGCGGGGCCGCGGTCTCCGGCCGCGCGGCAGCCGTGCACGAGCAGCTGGAGCAGCTGCTGCTCACGGTGCCGGGCGAGCGGGTCAACCGGCCCGACTTCGGATGCGGTGTGCAGCGGCTGGTCTTCGGCGGCGCGAGCCCGGAGGTGGCCGCCGCGGCCGAGTACGTCATCTCGACGGCGGTCCGCCGATACCTCGGCGAGCTGCTGACCGTGGACGCGGTGCGGGTCACGGTCTCCGACAGCCAGCTGTTCGTCGACGTCCTCTACACGCTGGTCGACACCGGCGAGGAGCTGGTCGCGACGATCGCCCAGCCGGTGGAGGGCGCGCCGTGACCGTGTACCCCGGCGCACTCCTCCGCTCCGCTCCTCGGTCGCTAGGACTCCCTGCGATGCTCCCCGCTCTCTCCGGAAACACGGCGGAGCGCACCTCATGACGACGCGCGAGCTGAACGGCGCCGATCTGCCGGCCGCGCTCGCCGCGGCTCAGCAGGCGCTGCTGGCCGCCGCGTCGACCGGGCGGGCCGCCGACCAGGTCTGGCTGCTGCCCCCGGGCACCCATCGGATCAGCGGAACCCTGGACCTGGGTGCCCCCGGAGTCGCGCTGACGCTGCGCGGACGGCGCACGATCCTCGGCCTCGTCCCGGTGCCCGGGAGCGCCGGATCGGTGACCGCGCTCGGGCTGGGCGGCAGTGCGGTCGTCCTGGAGGACGTCGAGGTGACGTGCGCTCCGGTCGACGCCGACCTGGTCGGGATCCGGCTGACCGGCAGCGCCCGGGTAGCGGTGCGCCGGGTCCGGGTGACCACCCTGCACGCCGCGACCACGACCGGGCTCCGACTGGAGGCACCCCGCGTCGAGCTGACCGACACCGGAGCAGCCGATCTGGCCGCGACCACCGGGCCCGCGACCGGCGTGCAAATCACTGCGGCCGACAGTCCGGGCGATGCCGCCGACGGCATCGTCACCGGCGTCCGGATCAGCGTATCCCGGGTGCGCGGGCCGCAGGCCCGTGGGCTTTCCGTGGACGCCGCGGCGGGCAGCCTGACCGGCCTGACGATCAGCGACACCGAGGAGCCGCTGCGGATCTCGGCCGGAGTCACGACCGCTGAGGTGCACATCGAGCGGCTGGCCGAGGCAGACGCACTGGTCGCCTGGCTGGCCGCCGCCCAGGAGCGGCTCGTGGCGGCACCGGCGGGCAGCGGCGAGACCTGGCGGCTCCCGGCCGGCTCCTTCGAGCTCGACGCCGGGCTGCGGCTCGGCGTCGAGGGCCGGAACCTGACCGTCACCGGCAGCCGGGACACCGAACTCGTCTTCGGCGGCGCCGCCCCGCTCCCCGGTGACCTCGTCGGCCTGGACGTCCGAGGGGACCGCGTGCGGGTGGCGCAGGTGTCGGTGCGGGCGCGAGCCACCGGTGCGCTGACCGGGGTCCGGGCCACCGGCACGGTCTCGGCGCACGTGGACGACGTCCGGGTCAGCGGGCTCCGCGGCGCCGACGTGTTCGGTCTGGAGGTCACCGCGCCGGAGGCCGCGCTCACCGGCGTCACCGCGGACGACGTCCGTGCCACCGGCACGACCGCGACCACGCTCGGCATCGGAGTCGCGGTGACCGGCGACCGGGTCGGGGTGTCCCGGCTGACCGTGGCACGGCTCCGCGCTCCGCTCGTGACCGGCCTCGGGCTCACCGCGGCCGAGCGCGCCGACGTCGCGCTGCTGCGGCTGACCGACATCGCCGGGACGGAGGCCGAGGGCGCCCAGTTCCGGGTCGTCGGCCCGCCGGACACGCATCGGGAGCTCTCGCTGCTCGACGTCCGCGCCGAGCAGGTCCGCGGCACCGGCGACTCGGCGATCGGCCTGGTCCTGTTCGTCAGCGGCGACCTGGGGCTGCGCGGAGTGTCGGTGGCCGGCGTCGAGGCGGCCACCGCGTACGGCGTCCTCGCGGTGGCCGCCGGCGCGCTCGACTGGCTCGGTGGCACGGTCACCGACATCCGTGGAGTCAGCCGCGGTGCGGCCGGTGCGCGGTTGCTGGCGATTCCGTCGCCGTCCGCGTTCACCGTTCGCGACGTCCACGTCGAGGCCGTGCGGGGCGCTGCCGTCGGGCCCTCGGCGCAACCGTCACCGTCGTGGCGCTCCTGGCTCGACCGGGTGCGGCCCTGGGTCGGGGACGGCACCGGCGTCGGCCCGCCCGGACCGTTCGCCACCGCGGACCCCACCCACGTGGACGACGTCGCCGGGCTGCACGTCTGCGCGCCGGTGGACGAGAGCGAGCCGTGGCTGGAATCGGTGACCGACGCCGGTGAGGTGATCGTCGCCGAGTGCGTGGTGCGCCGGGTGAGCGGCACGGCGGTCCAGATCGACGGCGAACTCCGGGACTCCGAGCTGCGCGGCGTCGAGGTGTGGACCGCGATCCGCAGCGGTCATCTCGCCGGTGAGCGGATCCGGCTTGCCCAGCTGACCGTCCACCGCGTCCAGACCGGCCTCCAGGTGGCCGCCGGAGCGCTGACCGCGGCCGACAGCCTGCTCACCGGTGTCGTCGACGGCGCCGCTCTGGTGCCCGGCGTGCAGGCCGAGGTCGACGCCGCGCTCGCGGTGTTCGCGACCGGCGCCCCGCCGCCGTTCCAGCTGCCGCCGGAGCCGCTCTACGTCACGCCGGGCCCGGTCGGGATCCCGCCATCGGTGCTGGCCGGTGGGCTGGCGCCGTCCGTCGCGGTCGACCTCCGACTGGCCGATCCCACGCGGCACGCGCTCGCCGTGCGGGTGCCGGGCGACGGCGACGACGTGCCGGTGTACCTGGGTGCACACCCCCCGGACGCGGATGCCCACTGCGCGCTGCGCGACCCCGACCCACCGCTCACGCCGGTGCCGCCGCCGGTGCCGCCTCCCGGTCCGCCCGTGGACTACCGCGCCCGGGACGCCCGCGGCCTGCTCGGTGTGATCACCGACCGAGCGAGCCGGGTGTTGCCCGGCTGGGCACCGACCGGCCCCGCCGACCAGACAACGATGTGGCTGGAGCTGCTCGCCGCCCGGCTCGACCAGCTCGCGTACCGGCAGGAGGTCGCCGTCGCCGAGGGGTACCTGGGCACCGCGCAGTCGCGCCGCTCGGTCGAGGATCACGCCCGGCTGGTGGACTACGAGCCCGACGCCGGGCTCTCGGCGACCACGATGGTCGAGCTGACGCTGGACCCGGAGCCGCTGGGGCTGGCCGGGGCACTAGCCAGGACCGGGGCGGTCGTGGTTCCGGCCGGCACGCTCGTCGTCAACCCGGACGCCGCCGACCGGCTGGTCGTGTTCGCCACCGAGGAGGACCTGCCGGTCGACCCGGCCTTGGCGGAGCTGCGACCGGCCGAACCCGTGCCGGTGGGCGCGACCAGCGCGATCCTGGCCGAGGACCTGACCGGCCTTCGGCCCGGCCGCTGGCTGGTCCTGCTGGCGGCCTCGGACGTCGACGTTCCACCGCACGTCGTCCGGGTGACCGCGGTGGAGCTGGGCACCGACACCACCCGGGTGTCCTGGGATCCACGCCGTCCCGCGCCGGTGGCGTACCTGCCCGGCGCGTGCACGGTGCTCGGCAACGTCGTCCCCGCGCACCACGGGCTGCCGCTGACGCCGCTCGCCGCCCAGGGCGCCGCGGCCGTGCTCGACGACGCCGAGCTCCTCCGCCCGTGGCGCGAGCGGCTCACGGTGCGGGTGACCGGCGGCGACACCCGCGAGGTGGACCTGCCGTGGCAGCCGGTCAGCCGCCACGCCGCGGGGTGGCCGCTGCCGGATCACCCGGCGCGCACCGGCGTGCCGCAGGTCCGGCTGAGCGTGGACGGCGAACCGTGGACGCTCGCCGACGATCTCGCCACGCTCGGCCCCGGCGACGAGAGCTTCGTGCTCCGGCCCGGCCACACCGGCGGGGTCGCGGCGGTGGTCGGGGACGGCGTGACCGGCACTCGGCTGCCCGACCGCGAGGTGACCGTCGAGTTCGGCGTCCGGATCGGACTGGGCGCGATCGGGAACGTGGCCGCCGGCACGTTGGTCCGGCTGCTGGCCCTGGGCAGCGGCGGCGACGCCGACCTGCTGCTCGGCACCGGCGACGCCGACCGGGTCGAGCTGCTGCGACGGCACCTGCGGGTGACGAACCCGGTGCCGGCGATCGGTGGACGCGACCCCGAGCCGCTGGAGCGGATCCGGTATGCGGCGCCGCTCGGCGTTCGTGAACTGCTTTCTGCCGTGGTGCCGGCCGACTACGAGCGCCTGGTCGGCGCGCTGCCGGAGGTCGCGGCGGCCCGGGCCAGGGTGCGCACCGACGCGCCTCGGCCGGTCGTGCGGGTGACGCTGCTGCTCCGCGACGAGGACGCGCTGACCGTCGCGGGCCCGCCCGGTGAGGCCGAACGGCTGCGTCGCTGGGCGGTCGCGAGAACGCGGCTGGAGGACGTCCGGCTGCTCGGCTTCGACGTCGAGCTGGTCCCGCCACGGTTCGTGCCGATCGACCTGGATCTGAGCATCGACGCCGCC encodes the following:
- a CDS encoding GPW/gp25 family protein, with product MEFSLAFPFRTADRGGAAVSGRAAAVHEQLEQLLLTVPGERVNRPDFGCGVQRLVFGGASPEVAAAAEYVISTAVRRYLGELLTVDAVRVTVSDSQLFVDVLYTLVDTGEELVATIAQPVEGAP